The following nucleotide sequence is from Nocardioides daedukensis.
CCTCGGTGGCCAGCAACGGGTCCGGCGAGATCGCGCCGTCCACCACGTCGACGGGCGCTCCCGGCGGCGGGGCGTCGGGGTCAGGGGTCGCGGAGGGCGACGGCGAGGCTTCGTCCTTCGGGGTCGCGCTGGCGTTGTTCAGCACGGCCGCGCCCTTCACGTCGGCCGCACCCGAGGTGGTGGCCTGGTGGAAGCCGACGATCAGGAGCAGTCCGGCGATGACACCGGCCATCGTCACGCTCAGGCCGATCAGGCCTGCGGCGCGCAGGTTCTTCTTGACGAAGGTCGAGTAGCGGATCGGGTTCTCCACCAGGTGATAGGTCAGCCAGGCGGGAACGATCGAGAGGACCACGATGATCAGCCCGGTCGTCACCGAGATGCTGCCGCGGTGCTCGCGCGCGACGATCAGCATCGGCCAGTGCCACAGGTAGAGCGAGTAGGTCAGCGCTCCGAAGAACATCATCACCCGGTTGCCCAGGATCCGGATCGGTCCGGCCCTGCCGGCCGCGACTCCGCCAGCGATCAGCATGCCCGCGCCCACCGTCGGCAGCAGCGCGTTGTAGCTCGGCCAGGTGATCTCGGCGGTGAAGAACCGCCCGGCGAGCAGGATCATCACCAGCCCGACCCACGCCATCGAGGCGCCCAGCCACTGCGGCATCCGATCCAACCGGGTGGCCGCGATCGCTACCAGCGCACCGATGGCGAACTCGAACATCCGGGTGAACGTGTCGAAGTAGGCGAACTCGGGGTTGGCGGTGGCTTGGTGCAGTGCCCAGCCGAACGACGGGAGCGCGACCAGGAGGAGTCCGACCAGCATCCCGATCCGGGCTCGGACACCGAACTTCGTCGCGATCAGCACCGCGAGCAGCAGCACGATCGGCCAGACGAAATAGTATTGCTCCTCGACCGAGAGCGACCAGTAGTGCTGCACCGGGGAGGGAGTGACGTCCTCGGCGAGGTAGTCGACCGAGCGCTCGGCGAGTCGCCAGTTCACGAAGTAGAGCGACGAGGCGAAGATGTCGCCGCCGATCGTCTCCCACCGGATCTTCGGCACCCACAGCCACACCGCCACCGCAGTGCCGATCAGCACCACCGCGGACGCCGGCAGCAACCGCTTGGCACGCCGGGCATAGAACCCGATCAGGCCAATGCTGCCGGTACGGCGTACCTCTGAGATCAATCCGGCGGTGATCACGAAGCCGGAGATCACGAAGAAGACATCCACCCCGACGAATCCGCCGGGGAAGAGCATCAAGCCTGCGTGGTAGGGCA
It contains:
- a CDS encoding acyltransferase family protein, coding for MAATAAEEIEETQIARQGKIRRDIEGLRAVATFLVLPYHAGLMLFPGGFVGVDVFFVISGFVITAGLISEVRRTGSIGLIGFYARRAKRLLPASAVVLIGTAVAVWLWVPKIRWETIGGDIFASSLYFVNWRLAERSVDYLAEDVTPSPVQHYWSLSVEEQYYFVWPIVLLLAVLIATKFGVRARIGMLVGLLLVALPSFGWALHQATANPEFAYFDTFTRMFEFAIGALVAIAATRLDRMPQWLGASMAWVGLVMILLAGRFFTAEITWPSYNALLPTVGAGMLIAGGVAAGRAGPIRILGNRVMMFFGALTYSLYLWHWPMLIVAREHRGSISVTTGLIIVVLSIVPAWLTYHLVENPIRYSTFVKKNLRAAGLIGLSVTMAGVIAGLLLIVGFHQATTSGAADVKGAAVLNNASATPKDEASPSPSATPDPDAPPPGAPVDVVDGAISPDPLLATEDVPDLYAEDCQVLEDQTEVRTCTYGPDDAETTIAIVGDSKAGQWTPAFQVLAETHDWQVKTYTMSACTFSSRKISLDGKPYDNCHTWGKDVIDRLTGDEKPDVVFTSNFRGSAFNDEQKATPEAGVDGLVDYWKRLADAGVKVVAMGDNPYPAGVGKVYECVAENPKKLTKCSFDRERGIKMSGIRSQLAAAKEVGATDISPGRTVTDPTGPYYVIDMTKQICPTERCAAVIGNALVYRQGSHITKTYVETLAPFFEKSLAKAGIE